A section of the Pseudanabaena mucicola str. Chao 1806 genome encodes:
- the mraY gene encoding phospho-N-acetylmuramoyl-pentapeptide-transferase, translating into MVDTGVRVRRAKFPSGSSLAVGLAIGLISLIVGVDLFLHPNISSSLLLPFTFGGVGVVILGIFAVPALRRLKAGQVIREDGPQSHLKKQGTPTMGGIFIIPVGILLGLVWSGFNEKVIACSLLTISFAFIGWLDDWKILRRHSNKGLSPRAKLLLQSGFSACFCAWLGFTQNWQAITSINLPLHFVIPLGLLFFPLALFVFLGSSNATNLTDGLDGLAGGTGAIALFGMGLLLFPNNKELAIFCMCLSGSYLGFLWHNRYPAKVFMGDTGSLALGGALASTAILGNLLWAFLIVGAIFIWESISVIAQVSYYKATKDETGMGKRLFRMAPFHHHLELSGWHELHVVRAFYLTGGFLVGVALLISKL; encoded by the coding sequence ATGGTTGATACTGGTGTAAGAGTTAGGAGAGCAAAATTCCCGTCAGGGAGTAGCCTAGCAGTTGGTTTAGCAATTGGTTTAATAAGTTTAATTGTTGGTGTTGATCTTTTCCTGCATCCAAATATTAGTTCTAGCTTGTTATTACCCTTTACCTTTGGTGGTGTTGGTGTCGTCATTTTAGGCATTTTTGCTGTACCTGCTTTACGTCGCCTTAAGGCTGGTCAGGTTATCCGTGAAGATGGTCCTCAATCTCACCTTAAAAAACAAGGAACGCCGACGATGGGGGGGATATTTATTATACCCGTCGGCATCTTGTTAGGTTTAGTTTGGTCTGGCTTTAACGAAAAAGTAATTGCTTGCAGTTTACTCACCATTTCCTTTGCCTTTATCGGTTGGCTGGATGACTGGAAAATCCTGCGTCGTCACTCCAATAAAGGGCTGTCTCCTCGTGCCAAGTTATTATTGCAATCTGGATTTTCCGCTTGTTTTTGTGCTTGGTTAGGGTTTACCCAAAATTGGCAAGCGATCACCTCGATTAATTTGCCATTGCATTTTGTCATACCTCTGGGATTACTGTTCTTTCCCCTTGCGCTATTCGTCTTCCTAGGCAGCAGTAACGCCACTAACCTCACTGATGGTTTAGATGGTCTCGCAGGTGGTACTGGTGCGATCGCTTTGTTTGGGATGGGACTATTGCTATTCCCTAATAACAAAGAACTTGCCATATTCTGTATGTGCCTAAGTGGTAGCTATTTAGGGTTTCTCTGGCACAATCGCTATCCCGCTAAGGTATTTATGGGGGATACGGGTTCCCTTGCACTAGGAGGCGCGTTAGCATCTACTGCTATTCTCGGTAATTTGCTATGGGCTTTTCTAATAGTTGGAGCAATTTTTATCTGGGAATCAATATCGGTCATTGCACAGGTTTCCTACTACAAGGCAACCAAAGATGAAACGGGAATGGGTAAGAGGCTTTTTAGAATGGCTCCTTTTCACCATCACTTAGAACTAAGCGGATGGCATGAGTTACACGTAGTCAGAGCTTTTTATCTGACAGGCGGATTTCTCGTTGGAGTAGCTCTTTTGATTAGCAAACTTTAA
- a CDS encoding Mrp/NBP35 family ATP-binding protein, with protein sequence MADLHNLQAIKDVLTPIIDPDRQKSIIELDMVKDIAIKSNGVVSFTLLLNDPNSPKRDSLIQKCKTAIKEIATVTDVWVKVIANSPAVATPTPPTNALQGIEGVKHIFAISSGKGGVGKTSVAVNIAVALADMGAKVGLLDADIYGPNVPLMLGVEAAQVKVVKAENGSDVVEPAFNYGVKAISMAFLIAKDQPVVWRGPMLNGVIRQFLYQANWGELDYLIVDMPPGTGDAQLTLTQSVPLAGAVIVTTPQAVSLLDSRKGLKMFENMGIPVLGIVENMSYFIPPDQPDKQYDIFGSGGGKKASDELGVELLGCVPLEISLREGGDRGVPIVLGHPMSASAKALRDIAKAIAKKVQEQDN encoded by the coding sequence ATGGCTGATTTACACAATTTGCAAGCGATAAAGGACGTATTAACACCAATCATCGACCCCGATCGCCAAAAAAGTATTATCGAACTAGATATGGTGAAAGATATCGCCATTAAATCCAATGGAGTAGTCAGCTTTACACTTTTGTTAAATGATCCCAATAGTCCTAAGCGTGACTCATTAATCCAAAAATGTAAAACTGCCATTAAGGAGATTGCGACAGTTACCGATGTTTGGGTGAAGGTAATTGCCAATAGTCCTGCTGTTGCTACGCCCACACCCCCAACTAATGCTTTGCAAGGTATTGAAGGCGTAAAACATATTTTTGCGATCTCTAGTGGCAAAGGTGGTGTCGGCAAAACCTCGGTAGCCGTAAACATAGCAGTTGCACTTGCGGATATGGGCGCGAAGGTGGGACTACTGGATGCGGATATTTACGGACCAAATGTGCCACTCATGCTTGGGGTAGAAGCAGCACAGGTGAAGGTTGTTAAAGCGGAGAATGGCTCAGATGTAGTTGAGCCAGCCTTTAACTATGGCGTGAAAGCGATTTCGATGGCATTTTTGATTGCTAAGGATCAACCTGTAGTTTGGCGGGGACCAATGCTTAATGGTGTGATTCGCCAGTTTCTCTATCAGGCAAATTGGGGCGAACTAGATTATTTAATTGTGGATATGCCGCCTGGTACTGGTGACGCGCAATTAACCCTTACCCAGTCCGTACCATTGGCAGGAGCGGTGATCGTGACCACACCGCAAGCAGTCTCGCTCTTGGATTCGCGTAAAGGGCTGAAGATGTTTGAAAATATGGGCATTCCTGTTTTAGGTATTGTCGAAAATATGAGCTATTTCATTCCACCCGATCAACCTGATAAGCAATACGATATTTTTGGTTCTGGCGGTGGTAAAAAGGCTTCAGATGAGCTTGGTGTAGAGTTACTCGGTTGTGTGCCCCTAGAAATTAGTTTGCGTGAAGGGGGCGATCGCGGTGTGCCAATTGTCTTAGGTCATCCTATGTCTGCTTCGGCTAAAGCTTTACGAGATATTGCTAAGGCGATCGCAAAAAAAGTCCAAGAACAAGATAACTAA
- a CDS encoding Uma2 family endonuclease, which yields MSSATIELKCHHFNVQQYQQMYEAGIFSESDRLELIYGELVTMSPINRRHAACVNRLTYLRHISN from the coding sequence ATGAGCAGTGCAACCATCGAACTGAAGTGCCATCACTTTAATGTGCAGCAATATCAACAAATGTATGAAGCAGGGATCTTCTCAGAGAGCGATCGCCTTGAACTAATTTATGGAGAACTCGTAACTATGTCCCCAATTAATCGCCGCCATGCTGCTTGTGTAAATCGGTTAACTTATCTACGTCACATCAGTAATTAA
- a CDS encoding NAD(P)(+) transhydrogenase (Re/Si-specific) subunit beta: MSDYIPTGIQLTYLVAASLFIVGLKQMGSPATARQGNFLGAIAMLLAVVATLLDKQVLSYGLILIAIAIGSTIGALIAYKVAMTDMPQMVGLLNGLGGLASSLVAVGAYWQVISHGQTLALADNLSIIISVLIGNITFTGSMVAFAKLQGIIKGAPIRFAYQQTINILLLAAFVFGSILLIIDPTDFAGFIGINVVSLLVGVLFVIPIGGGDMPVVISLLNSLSGVAASAAGFVVMNNVLIISGALVGASGLILTQIMCKAMNRTLTNVLFSGFGSPVAASGDVDDNANKSVKTIDPEECAMMLGYARSVVIVPGYGMAVAQAQHAVRELSDMLERKGVEVKFAIHPVAGRMPGHMNVLLAEANVPYSQLYDMDDINTQFENTDVVLIIGANDVVNPAARTNQASPIYGMPILEVDKAKNAIVIKRGMSAGFAGVENDLFYHQKTMMLFGGAKDMVGKLANELKQI; this comes from the coding sequence ATCTCGGACTACATTCCAACGGGAATTCAGTTAACCTACCTCGTGGCAGCTTCACTCTTTATCGTCGGTCTTAAACAGATGGGATCACCAGCCACTGCGCGTCAGGGCAATTTTCTAGGTGCGATCGCGATGTTACTTGCCGTTGTGGCGACCTTACTCGATAAGCAAGTTTTGAGCTATGGCTTAATTTTGATTGCGATCGCGATCGGTTCTACTATTGGTGCGCTGATTGCCTACAAAGTTGCCATGACCGATATGCCACAGATGGTCGGGTTACTGAATGGATTAGGTGGTTTAGCTTCTTCTTTAGTTGCTGTGGGTGCATACTGGCAAGTCATCAGTCATGGTCAAACCCTTGCTCTAGCTGATAACCTGTCAATTATCATCAGCGTTCTCATTGGCAATATTACCTTCACAGGCAGTATGGTTGCTTTCGCCAAACTGCAAGGGATCATTAAGGGCGCACCGATTCGCTTTGCCTATCAGCAAACTATCAACATTCTTCTATTAGCTGCCTTTGTCTTTGGTTCGATCCTCTTAATTATCGATCCTACTGATTTTGCTGGATTCATAGGCATTAATGTAGTTTCCCTGCTCGTCGGTGTGTTATTCGTGATCCCCATCGGTGGTGGTGATATGCCTGTGGTGATCTCACTGCTCAACTCTCTATCAGGTGTTGCCGCCAGTGCCGCAGGTTTCGTGGTGATGAACAATGTGTTGATTATTTCGGGTGCATTAGTTGGCGCATCAGGTTTAATCCTCACTCAGATCATGTGCAAAGCCATGAATCGCACCCTCACGAATGTACTATTTAGTGGCTTTGGTTCTCCCGTTGCAGCTAGTGGCGATGTAGATGACAATGCCAACAAGAGCGTGAAAACCATCGATCCCGAAGAATGCGCGATGATGTTGGGCTATGCGCGATCGGTCGTCATTGTCCCTGGTTATGGCATGGCAGTTGCTCAAGCGCAGCACGCTGTCCGCGAATTGTCCGATATGCTGGAGCGCAAAGGTGTAGAGGTGAAGTTTGCGATTCATCCTGTTGCGGGACGGATGCCTGGACATATGAATGTGCTACTCGCAGAGGCAAATGTTCCCTATTCGCAACTCTATGACATGGATGATATCAATACGCAGTTTGAGAATACTGATGTCGTCTTGATTATTGGTGCTAACGATGTGGTTAATCCTGCGGCACGGACTAATCAAGCCAGTCCTATTTACGGAATGCCAATTCTGGAGGTGGATAAGGCAAAAAATGCGATCGTGATTAAACGCGGTATGAGTGCAGGTTTTGCTGGTGTAGAGAATGACCTGTTCTATCACCAAAAAACGATGATGTTATTTGGTGGTGCTAAGGATATGGTTGGCAAGCTCGCCAATGAACTCAAGCAAATTTAA
- a CDS encoding 30S ribosomal protein S1 gives MVNRTKTATTNVGFTHEDFAKLLDKYDYHFSPGDIVAGTVFSIEPRGALIDIGAKTAAYIPIQEMSINRVDQPEEVLQNNETREFFILADENEEGQLTLSIRRIEYMRAWERVRQLQAEDATVRSLIFATNRGGALVRIEGLRGFIPGSHISTRKPKEELVGEELPLKFLEVDEDRNRLVLSHRRALVERKMNKLEVGEVVIGVVRGIKPYGAFIDIGGVSGLLHISEISHEHIETPHNVFNVNDEVKVMIIDLDAERGRISLSTKQLEAEPGDMVKDPQLVYAKAEEMAAKYREQLNAPPAVMEIPLPPVDDDYEVPDAMEEPEVPKEVVAEAVEAKAEV, from the coding sequence ATGGTCAATCGGACAAAAACTGCTACCACCAATGTCGGCTTTACACATGAAGATTTTGCCAAACTCTTAGATAAGTACGATTATCACTTTAGCCCCGGCGACATTGTTGCAGGTACGGTATTCAGCATTGAGCCTAGGGGCGCACTTATTGACATTGGCGCAAAAACAGCAGCGTACATCCCCATTCAGGAGATGTCGATCAACCGAGTTGACCAGCCTGAAGAAGTTTTGCAGAACAATGAAACCCGTGAGTTTTTCATTCTCGCCGACGAAAACGAAGAAGGGCAACTAACTCTTTCGATTCGCCGCATCGAGTACATGAGAGCGTGGGAACGTGTACGTCAGTTGCAAGCAGAAGACGCAACTGTGCGATCGCTTATTTTCGCTACCAACCGTGGTGGTGCTTTGGTGAGAATCGAAGGACTACGCGGATTCATCCCTGGATCTCATATTAGCACCCGTAAACCTAAGGAAGAATTGGTTGGCGAAGAATTACCACTGAAGTTTTTAGAAGTGGATGAAGATCGCAACCGTCTCGTCCTCAGCCATCGCCGTGCCCTCGTCGAGCGCAAGATGAACAAGCTCGAAGTTGGCGAAGTTGTCATTGGCGTAGTTCGTGGTATCAAGCCCTATGGTGCATTTATCGATATCGGCGGTGTTAGCGGATTGCTCCACATTTCCGAAATCTCCCACGAGCATATTGAGACTCCTCACAACGTCTTCAACGTCAATGATGAAGTGAAGGTAATGATCATTGATCTCGATGCCGAGCGTGGCAGAATTTCTCTGTCAACCAAGCAACTCGAAGCTGAACCTGGGGACATGGTTAAAGATCCTCAACTAGTTTATGCAAAAGCAGAAGAAATGGCTGCGAAGTATCGTGAACAGCTTAATGCACCTCCTGCGGTAATGGAAATTCCTTTGCCACCCGTGGATGACGATTATGAGGTTCCTGATGCGATGGAAGAGCCTGAAGTTCCTAAAGAAGTTGTTGCTGAAGCAGTAGAAGCTAAGGCTGAAGTTTAA
- a CDS encoding 16S rRNA (cytosine(967)-C(5))-methyltransferase: MKNKNSRQIALEALRLIQRRNAYADVALDLILSSARQNNIILPESDRRLITELVYGCTRRQKTLQAVLQNFSQKPTTKLPPDLLIILQIGVYQLCFLDRIKPSAIVHTTVELAKENNLTGLSGFTNGIMRSILRAKEKEDILAKISDPASFYSYPEWLIEFWQQEFGQGAIASICNWFNQTPHLDLRVNLLHATRDQVLAAFAEAKIPAEPIPHLPDGIRLGQGAGDVSQLPKFKEGWWSVQDASAQLVTYLLDPQPNEIIIDACAAPGGKTAHISDRLKNTGKVYALDRLANRLKKVDQNTARLGITNVKTIEIDAREFDAEKVIGSKCDRVLLDVPCSGLGTLHRHADARWRQTPDEPYKLAKTQLEILEQATQWLKPRGVIVYSTCTIHPAENEEVITKFLINHPDWQIVPPSDVNPAAHFASDRGWVKVLPHEHDMDGFFMVKLQRSNS; the protein is encoded by the coding sequence ATGAAGAATAAGAACTCTCGACAGATTGCTTTAGAAGCACTGCGTCTCATTCAAAGACGAAATGCTTACGCTGATGTCGCGCTAGACTTGATACTTTCGAGTGCGCGACAGAATAACATAATTCTCCCAGAAAGCGATCGCCGTCTGATCACTGAATTAGTATATGGATGTACACGCCGCCAAAAAACCCTGCAAGCGGTTTTGCAAAACTTCTCACAAAAACCAACCACAAAATTACCACCAGATCTATTAATAATTCTACAGATAGGTGTGTACCAGCTCTGTTTTCTCGATCGCATTAAGCCATCAGCTATTGTGCACACAACTGTGGAGCTAGCTAAAGAAAACAATTTAACGGGATTGTCTGGCTTTACCAATGGCATCATGCGATCCATACTCCGAGCCAAGGAAAAGGAAGATATTCTAGCCAAGATTAGCGATCCCGCCAGCTTTTATAGTTACCCAGAGTGGCTAATCGAGTTTTGGCAACAAGAATTTGGTCAGGGGGCAATCGCAAGTATTTGTAATTGGTTTAATCAAACACCCCATCTCGATTTGCGGGTAAATCTACTCCATGCCACAAGGGATCAAGTTTTAGCAGCGTTTGCCGAAGCAAAAATTCCTGCTGAGCCGATTCCCCACCTTCCTGATGGTATTCGTTTGGGGCAAGGTGCGGGTGATGTCAGTCAATTACCTAAATTTAAAGAGGGTTGGTGGTCAGTTCAGGATGCTAGCGCTCAGTTAGTTACTTATCTATTAGATCCACAGCCCAATGAAATTATTATTGATGCTTGTGCTGCTCCTGGAGGAAAAACCGCGCATATTAGCGATCGCCTCAAAAATACGGGCAAAGTTTATGCCCTAGATCGCCTTGCTAATCGTTTGAAGAAAGTAGATCAAAATACTGCACGTCTGGGGATCACCAATGTGAAAACCATTGAGATCGATGCCCGTGAGTTTGATGCGGAAAAAGTAATCGGTTCAAAATGCGATCGCGTCTTATTAGATGTGCCTTGCTCTGGACTTGGGACTTTACACCGTCACGCCGATGCCCGTTGGCGACAAACCCCTGATGAACCCTATAAATTAGCGAAGACTCAATTAGAAATTCTAGAACAGGCAACTCAATGGCTAAAACCAAGAGGAGTAATTGTCTACAGCACCTGCACGATCCATCCTGCCGAAAACGAAGAAGTTATTACCAAGTTTTTAATCAATCATCCCGATTGGCAAATTGTGCCACCAAGTGACGTTAATCCTGCGGCACATTTTGCCAGCGATCGCGGCTGGGTAAAAGTCTTACCCCACGAACACGACATGGATGGATTTTTTATGGTGAAGTTGCAAAGGTCAAATAGCTAA
- a CDS encoding STAS domain-containing protein → MSSEVKVIQPSGRLDVTTAAEFRRQVNDIALSANSPKYLLVNLQDISFMDSSGLGALVSALKLIRNSNGEMVICAANDQVKMLFELTSMNKIFKIYPTIDEFNATIS, encoded by the coding sequence ATGAGTAGTGAAGTAAAAGTTATCCAACCTTCAGGAAGACTTGATGTTACAACTGCTGCTGAGTTTCGTCGCCAAGTTAACGATATTGCCTTATCTGCTAACTCTCCCAAGTATTTATTAGTTAATCTCCAAGATATCTCTTTTATGGATAGTTCAGGGCTAGGTGCTCTCGTGTCCGCCTTAAAATTAATTCGTAACAGCAATGGGGAAATGGTAATTTGTGCTGCTAATGATCAAGTAAAGATGCTATTTGAACTCACCAGTATGAACAAGATTTTTAAAATTTATCCAACAATTGATGAATTCAATGCGACCATTAGTTAG
- a CDS encoding Uma2 family endonuclease, producing the protein MYEPIHPKSPLETMPTMYDLPSELVGESGLPDEFHIIQADLLTETCKPIGYPSEEILLATDLNLYYDPRHTTWYKRPDWYMVLGVPRANEQNELRLSYLIWQEGVSPFLVVELLSPGTEDEDLGQRLREINQPPRKWEVYERILRVPYYVVYDRYENNLRAFELSVNGYKPITLTEQRFWIPSLGLGLGLWQGVYQETKGLWLRWYDQNNWIPTLAERAEAESQRAEAESQRADKLAAYLRSQGIDPDNLPT; encoded by the coding sequence ATGTATGAACCAATTCATCCTAAATCGCCCCTTGAGACGATGCCCACAATGTACGATTTGCCAAGTGAGTTGGTAGGAGAATCTGGTTTGCCCGACGAATTTCATATAATCCAAGCGGATTTACTAACTGAAACCTGCAAGCCAATCGGTTATCCTTCAGAAGAAATCTTATTAGCAACTGATCTCAACCTCTATTACGATCCTCGGCATACGACTTGGTACAAACGACCTGACTGGTACATGGTTCTGGGAGTGCCAAGAGCCAATGAGCAGAACGAGCTAAGGCTTAGCTATTTAATTTGGCAAGAGGGAGTATCGCCGTTTTTAGTTGTAGAGTTACTATCTCCTGGCACTGAAGACGAAGATTTAGGTCAAAGGCTAAGAGAGATAAATCAACCACCCCGAAAATGGGAGGTATATGAACGCATTTTGCGAGTGCCTTACTATGTTGTTTACGATCGCTACGAAAATAATCTCCGCGCCTTCGAGCTTTCGGTTAATGGCTATAAGCCAATTACCCTGACTGAGCAACGCTTTTGGATACCCAGTTTGGGATTAGGGTTAGGTCTATGGCAAGGAGTATATCAGGAAACTAAAGGGCTATGGTTGCGATGGTATGACCAGAATAATTGGATTCCAACCTTAGCGGAGAGGGCTGAAGCTGAGAGCCAAAGGGCTGAAGCTGAAAGCCAAAGGGCTGATAAGCTAGCAGCTTATTTACGATCGCAAGGCATTGATCCAGATAATTTACCAACTTAG
- a CDS encoding Re/Si-specific NAD(P)(+) transhydrogenase subunit alpha — protein sequence MKIGVIKEIEFGERRVALIPEVVSRLTKNGLEILVESHAGELSFFSDSAYIEAGAKIITDKNTLINESDILLKVGAPREEEVSMFKQGQITIGFLNPLGRPELIRRLAHQGVTAMSMEMIPRSSRAQSMDALSSQASIAGYKAVLLAAAALPKYLPMLTTAAGTIPPAKVVVLGAGVAGLQAIATARRLGAQVEAYDIRPAVREEVQSLGAKFIDVILQEDTTAAGGYAKEISEAAKHHAQLVLAKHIKEADIVITTAQVPGRKAPVMVTEAMISQMRRGSIIVDLAGEQGGNCEGTVAGKDVISHGVTIISPINLPATMPIHASQKYAKNLLNLLNHLIKKSELNLDFADDIISCTCITHAGEILNQRVKDALSTLAVTA from the coding sequence ATGAAGATAGGCGTTATCAAAGAAATAGAATTTGGTGAACGTAGAGTCGCGCTAATTCCTGAAGTGGTTAGTCGCTTGACCAAAAATGGTTTAGAAATTTTAGTTGAGAGTCATGCTGGTGAATTATCCTTTTTCTCAGATTCTGCCTATATAGAGGCAGGAGCCAAAATTATTACCGATAAAAATACGCTCATTAACGAATCAGATATTCTGCTGAAAGTTGGAGCACCTCGCGAAGAAGAAGTGAGCATGTTCAAACAAGGACAAATCACCATCGGATTTCTCAATCCATTAGGAAGACCTGAACTGATTCGCCGCCTTGCCCATCAAGGAGTCACCGCCATGAGTATGGAGATGATCCCCCGTAGCAGTCGCGCCCAAAGTATGGATGCACTCTCTTCGCAAGCCTCGATCGCAGGCTATAAGGCAGTACTCCTCGCTGCTGCCGCCTTACCGAAATACTTACCAATGCTGACTACCGCCGCAGGCACGATCCCACCTGCCAAAGTCGTGGTATTGGGTGCAGGTGTAGCAGGGCTTCAGGCGATCGCTACAGCCCGTCGTCTCGGTGCTCAAGTCGAAGCTTATGATATTCGTCCTGCGGTACGAGAGGAAGTACAAAGTCTCGGTGCCAAATTTATCGATGTGATTTTGCAAGAAGATACTACAGCCGCAGGTGGCTATGCCAAAGAGATTTCTGAAGCAGCAAAACATCATGCTCAGTTAGTTTTAGCTAAACACATCAAGGAAGCCGATATTGTGATTACCACAGCTCAAGTCCCTGGACGCAAGGCTCCTGTGATGGTTACGGAAGCGATGATCTCACAAATGCGTCGGGGTTCAATTATTGTCGATCTTGCAGGTGAGCAGGGTGGTAATTGCGAAGGAACGGTTGCAGGTAAGGATGTGATTTCCCACGGTGTCACCATCATCTCGCCAATTAATTTACCTGCCACGATGCCCATCCATGCTTCTCAGAAATACGCCAAGAATTTACTAAATCTGCTCAATCATTTAATCAAGAAAAGCGAACTCAATCTCGATTTTGCCGATGACATTATCAGTTGTACTTGCATTACCCATGCTGGCGAAATTCTCAATCAGCGAGTCAAAGATGCTTTATCAACATTAGCAGTTACAGCCTAG
- the acsF gene encoding magnesium-protoporphyrin IX monomethyl ester (oxidative) cyclase, producing the protein MVATPSKPDVSQSTQQKVNGTGRRETILTPRFYTTDFEAMANMDIFDLKPDYEAILEEFKFDYNRRHFVRTADFNQSWDHIDPKVKEHFRVFLEGSCTSEFSGFLLYKEIAVKIKDKNPLMAEIFSLMSRDEARHAGFLNKAMPDFDLQLDLSTLSKTKKYVYFAPKFIFYATYLSEKIGYWRYIKIHQHFLAHPEYRIYPIFNFFENWCQDESRHGDFCSLLLRSEKNNIKGIRANLWSKFFLLSVFATMYLNDICVRNEFYEAIGMDTRKYVDEVLRETNRDAAKAFPVIMDLDNPKFWACLKKCEENNAKLSKIDETNAPEWLKKIQKLPHLVNNGLQFLTMYLQPSIPAPKGVVL; encoded by the coding sequence ATGGTAGCTACTCCTTCTAAACCCGATGTAAGCCAGTCAACCCAACAAAAGGTTAATGGGACTGGACGACGCGAAACGATCCTCACTCCACGCTTCTACACCACCGATTTTGAAGCGATGGCAAATATGGACATCTTCGACCTCAAGCCAGACTATGAAGCTATCCTCGAAGAATTCAAATTTGACTACAACCGTCGTCACTTCGTCCGCACGGCTGATTTCAACCAATCATGGGATCATATCGATCCTAAGGTCAAAGAACATTTCCGTGTTTTTCTCGAAGGATCTTGCACTTCTGAATTTTCAGGATTTTTGCTATACAAAGAAATTGCAGTCAAAATCAAGGACAAAAATCCTCTCATGGCAGAGATTTTTAGTCTGATGAGCCGTGATGAAGCCCGTCATGCAGGCTTCTTAAATAAGGCGATGCCAGACTTTGATCTACAGCTTGACCTTTCCACCCTATCCAAAACCAAGAAATACGTTTACTTCGCACCGAAGTTTATTTTCTACGCCACCTACCTCTCAGAAAAGATTGGTTACTGGCGCTATATCAAAATTCACCAGCATTTCCTCGCTCATCCTGAATATCGCATCTACCCCATCTTCAATTTCTTTGAAAATTGGTGTCAAGATGAAAGCCGCCACGGTGATTTCTGTAGTTTGTTGCTCCGCAGCGAAAAGAATAATATCAAGGGTATTCGAGCCAATCTCTGGAGTAAGTTCTTCTTGTTATCGGTATTTGCAACCATGTATCTAAATGATATTTGTGTTCGCAACGAGTTCTACGAAGCGATCGGCATGGATACCAGAAAGTATGTCGATGAAGTCCTTCGCGAAACCAATCGTGATGCAGCTAAGGCTTTCCCCGTCATTATGGATTTGGATAATCCTAAATTCTGGGCTTGCCTCAAGAAGTGCGAAGAGAACAATGCTAAGCTCTCCAAGATTGATGAGACCAATGCTCCAGAATGGTTGAAGAAGATTCAAAAGCTTCCTCACCTTGTTAACAACGGGCTTCAGTTCTTGACCATGTATCTCCAGCCTTCAATTCCTGCACCAAAAGGCGTAGTTCTCTAA
- a CDS encoding NAD(P) transhydrogenase subunit alpha, whose product MNESLISALFVFVLASFAGFEVINKVPPTLHTPLMSGSNAISGISVIGALIVAGSDVNPNLSVVLGLISVICATINVVGGFLVTDRMLQMFKKKEV is encoded by the coding sequence ATGAATGAATCATTAATTAGCGCTCTATTTGTCTTTGTACTTGCTTCCTTCGCAGGATTTGAAGTAATTAACAAAGTTCCCCCAACATTGCATACACCACTGATGTCAGGTTCCAATGCCATTTCAGGAATCTCGGTCATTGGCGCTCTCATTGTCGCAGGTAGTGATGTAAATCCCAATCTCTCTGTCGTTTTAGGATTAATCTCGGTAATCTGCGCCACCATCAACGTTGTCGGCGGCTTTCTCGTCACCGATCGCATGTTGCAAATGTTCAAGAAGAAAGAGGTATAA
- a CDS encoding AAA-like domain-containing protein translates to MLSEAEFARSLTEVGLFGKHLTTRLAKVERDAHPTEVLQSLVNSPQPIRFDLATTAKLDGMGLALCAQNQTKIFAERFAKQTFIEVVIPQALTYMMANPYSDRPMFGLVTNGSEFIFLKLQHQDSLKYAESDLFSIKRSNDL, encoded by the coding sequence ATGTTGTCAGAAGCCGAGTTTGCGCGATCGCTGACAGAAGTAGGGCTATTTGGGAAACATCTCACCACTCGTTTAGCCAAGGTGGAAAGAGACGCTCATCCTACGGAAGTTTTACAATCGCTAGTTAATTCACCACAACCAATCCGTTTTGATCTGGCGACTACGGCAAAATTAGATGGAATGGGTTTAGCACTTTGCGCTCAAAACCAAACCAAGATATTTGCTGAAAGGTTTGCGAAGCAGACCTTTATAGAAGTTGTGATTCCTCAAGCATTGACTTACATGATGGCAAATCCCTATTCTGATCGCCCTATGTTTGGATTGGTCACAAATGGCAGTGAGTTTATCTTTCTAAAGCTTCAGCATCAAGACAGCCTGAAATATGCCGAATCAGATTTATTTTCGATCAAGCGTAGTAATGATTTGTAA